One Brevibacillus choshinensis genomic window carries:
- a CDS encoding YecA family protein, which produces MSVGRNELCPCGSGKKYKKCCGVVTPITELRSRHEQKLQKEYAGWVERLNHFVGANVTSEVITEARSRFADEVGLPEESVMRPEWAAHFFNWCVLDVRTGGSTLLENYVKQHGRRMEPDLRRAFAHLHLNVYEVMEVDRDVLTVQQPISLETHYLLRSNNLQVQPGQVIVGRLLNLGLRDMLFSGSIILQPHVKQPMLEWLHDHPEVQEAANDTAKRVYTTDLYRFIVQFGDEGADQVKAAEALLRRSYSLASRDQLIKDMEATRSFELKRKDAAGEIWVYATRKEEHLFPALKGALLELYEVQAEVLIQDDKVMLEGYAPQLDEVADLLQLHPSAGEEEINVLTSTGSKLSKGTLFITSQPTLPPKVLQWAVQTYFAEKWLVTPHEALDDLAPILVAASDNEELHHKLQSLMEQMEQDNKLGQGLARFIRMDMLRPRLALENKDLHVNNLLRRPLIEGLPESVYTVHPERLADMNRFVQEMTDGKSEATVKKYDEVMNNFRSFVRGAFGPTFTWDQMRKEDLVYFLVHDIFVRADATTKTLAANLLSVLTAFFKWLDKQGVAGLHSETQPLFAELKETLPEAYRLHGVLEKEANQNLFGNTNGLTQLAEETLMLLEPDKNGWIAKRSNGETIKLSLSADTGQALAPDWMIAGLFGQTEDGSWKVFGTPELYPPVVALLLGIPTSVLV; this is translated from the coding sequence ATGTCTGTTGGAAGAAACGAATTGTGCCCCTGCGGGAGCGGGAAAAAATACAAAAAATGCTGCGGTGTAGTCACTCCGATCACGGAGCTGCGCAGCCGCCACGAGCAAAAGCTGCAGAAGGAATACGCTGGCTGGGTTGAACGTTTGAACCACTTTGTGGGTGCAAATGTGACGAGCGAGGTAATCACGGAAGCACGCAGCCGCTTTGCCGACGAGGTTGGCCTCCCAGAAGAAAGTGTGATGCGTCCGGAATGGGCTGCTCACTTCTTCAACTGGTGTGTGCTGGATGTGAGAACAGGCGGCAGTACGCTCTTGGAGAACTATGTGAAGCAGCATGGCCGCAGAATGGAGCCAGATCTTCGTCGTGCCTTTGCACATCTTCACTTGAACGTGTACGAAGTCATGGAAGTGGATCGTGATGTACTGACCGTGCAACAGCCGATCAGCCTTGAAACACATTACTTGCTGCGATCCAACAATCTGCAGGTGCAGCCTGGCCAGGTCATCGTAGGTCGTTTGTTGAACCTGGGTCTTCGCGATATGCTGTTTTCGGGCAGCATTATTCTGCAGCCACATGTCAAGCAGCCTATGCTGGAATGGCTCCACGATCATCCAGAGGTGCAAGAGGCGGCAAACGATACGGCAAAACGTGTGTACACGACAGACTTGTACCGTTTTATCGTCCAGTTTGGCGATGAAGGGGCAGACCAAGTCAAAGCAGCGGAAGCTTTGCTCCGCCGCAGCTATTCCCTTGCAAGCCGCGATCAGCTGATCAAGGATATGGAAGCGACTCGTTCCTTTGAGCTGAAGCGAAAAGATGCAGCTGGCGAGATCTGGGTGTATGCGACGCGCAAGGAAGAGCATTTGTTCCCGGCATTAAAGGGTGCTCTGCTCGAATTGTACGAGGTGCAGGCAGAAGTCCTCATCCAGGATGATAAGGTTATGCTGGAAGGCTACGCGCCTCAGCTGGATGAAGTAGCGGATCTGCTGCAGCTTCACCCAAGTGCGGGAGAAGAAGAAATCAACGTCTTGACCTCGACGGGCTCCAAGCTCTCCAAAGGTACGCTGTTTATCACCAGTCAGCCGACATTGCCACCAAAAGTGCTGCAATGGGCGGTTCAAACGTACTTTGCTGAAAAATGGCTGGTCACTCCACATGAAGCTTTGGACGATCTCGCTCCGATCCTGGTTGCGGCATCGGACAATGAAGAGCTGCACCACAAGCTGCAAAGCCTCATGGAACAAATGGAACAGGACAACAAACTGGGCCAAGGTCTGGCGCGATTCATTCGCATGGATATGCTCCGTCCTCGTTTGGCACTCGAAAATAAAGACCTGCATGTGAACAATTTGCTGCGTCGCCCGTTGATTGAAGGATTGCCGGAGAGTGTGTATACCGTCCATCCGGAACGACTGGCAGACATGAACCGTTTTGTGCAGGAGATGACAGATGGCAAGTCTGAAGCCACTGTCAAAAAGTACGATGAGGTCATGAACAACTTCCGCTCCTTTGTGCGCGGAGCGTTTGGCCCGACCTTTACGTGGGACCAAATGCGCAAGGAAGATCTCGTATACTTCCTGGTCCATGATATTTTCGTTCGTGCGGATGCCACGACCAAGACGTTGGCGGCGAATCTGCTGTCTGTTTTGACCGCGTTCTTCAAATGGCTGGACAAGCAGGGGGTAGCGGGTCTTCATTCCGAGACGCAGCCGCTGTTTGCCGAGCTGAAGGAGACGCTTCCCGAAGCCTACCGTTTGCACGGGGTGCTGGAAAAGGAAGCGAACCAAAATTTGTTTGGAAACACGAATGGCCTCACCCAGCTGGCAGAAGAGACTCTCATGCTCCTCGAGCCAGACAAGAACGGGTGGATTGCCAAGCGTTCCAATGGAGAAACGATCAAACTATCGCTTTCGGCAGATACCGGACAGGCACTGGCTCCGGATTGGATGATCGCAGGGCTGTTCGGACAGACAGAAGACGGCAGCTGGAAGGTCTTTGGCACTCCTGAGCTGTATCCGCCCGTCGTAGCCCTCCTGTTGGGCATACCGACTAGCGTTCTGGTGTAA
- a CDS encoding 3'-5' exoribonuclease YhaM family protein has product MKYLMEYLEGERVIAFCLVKSKESGVASNQSEYLNLELGDRSGTIMAKLWDVSSELKEGIAVKSVVKIDATVQNYRGKKQLVIQRIRPASPSDEVVMESLIPISPVPVNELWEKLMMTVESLQCKTLQAIIKDALSDEEISERLRHYPAGVRMHHNYYHGLLEHIVSLLTAAERLLPLYPQVDRDVLYATCIMHDIGKLYELSDPIAPDYTTPGQLIGHLVMGAEIVSGICRKLDIPLGDAEVLHLKHCILSHHGEVENGWGSAVSGKTPTAVLFHYLDQIDSKMNALGQTLADAGEEEWSYAGVLRRKVWRGY; this is encoded by the coding sequence ATGAAATACCTGATGGAGTATCTGGAGGGAGAGCGGGTTATCGCGTTTTGCCTCGTGAAATCAAAGGAAAGCGGAGTGGCGAGCAACCAGAGCGAATATCTCAATCTGGAGCTCGGCGATCGGTCCGGCACGATCATGGCCAAGCTGTGGGATGTAAGCAGCGAGCTGAAGGAAGGGATCGCGGTCAAATCCGTCGTCAAAATCGATGCTACCGTACAGAATTATCGAGGGAAGAAGCAGCTGGTGATCCAGCGAATCAGACCCGCGTCCCCTTCGGATGAGGTGGTCATGGAGTCGCTGATTCCGATTTCACCTGTACCTGTGAACGAGCTGTGGGAAAAGCTGATGATGACCGTGGAAAGTTTGCAGTGCAAAACGCTGCAGGCTATCATCAAGGACGCATTGTCCGATGAAGAGATCAGTGAGCGATTGCGCCACTATCCTGCAGGCGTTCGCATGCATCACAACTACTACCACGGACTGCTCGAGCACATCGTCTCGCTTTTGACTGCAGCGGAGAGGCTTTTGCCGCTCTATCCGCAGGTGGACAGGGATGTGCTGTATGCCACCTGCATCATGCACGACATCGGAAAGCTGTACGAGCTGTCCGATCCGATCGCGCCCGATTACACAACGCCAGGGCAATTGATTGGACACTTGGTCATGGGGGCTGAGATCGTGAGCGGGATATGCCGAAAGCTCGACATTCCTTTGGGTGATGCCGAGGTCCTGCACTTGAAGCACTGTATCCTCAGTCACCATGGTGAAGTGGAGAATGGATGGGGAAGTGCCGTATCTGGCAAGACGCCTACAGCGGTCCTCTTCCATTACCTCGACCAGATCGACAGCAAGATGAACGCCTTGGGGCAGACATTGGCTGATGCTGGCGAGGAAGAATGGTCCTATGCAGGAGTGCTCAGAAGAAAAGTATGGCGCGGCTATTAA
- a CDS encoding YkvA family protein, which produces MNEEDRKQDDNHEHTSANLPALRQTEELIPVVLPEKHQRFYDKLREKIESFIKEKGVNDTVASYILLAPDLFVLLARLMLDKRVSVPSKAIAGVAVAYFIAPLDFIPEVLVGGFGLLDDVILAVYALRRILVDVDETIVREHWNGQEDLLGVITKVIKSADDLVGKKIVKKLEETLFRKK; this is translated from the coding sequence ATGAACGAAGAGGATCGCAAACAAGACGATAACCATGAGCATACATCTGCCAATCTGCCTGCGCTGAGACAGACAGAAGAATTGATACCTGTCGTACTGCCTGAAAAGCATCAGCGCTTCTACGATAAGCTGCGTGAAAAAATCGAGAGCTTTATCAAAGAAAAAGGGGTAAACGATACGGTTGCCAGCTACATTTTGCTCGCTCCGGACTTGTTCGTCCTGCTGGCTCGCCTGATGCTGGACAAGCGTGTGAGTGTTCCGTCCAAAGCGATTGCAGGGGTGGCTGTCGCCTATTTCATTGCCCCGCTCGATTTTATTCCGGAAGTCCTCGTAGGCGGATTTGGATTGCTCGATGATGTCATTTTGGCTGTGTACGCGCTGCGGCGCATTCTGGTCGATGTGGATGAAACGATCGTCCGCGAGCACTGGAATGGGCAAGAAGACCTGCTCGGCGTGATTACCAAGGTGATCAAATCGGCGGACGACCTGGTCGGCAAAAAGATTGTGAAAAAACTGGAAGAGACGTTGTTCCGAAAAAAATAG
- a CDS encoding DedA family protein, giving the protein MEEMMGSFGGYISQYGYGALFALFFLGILGMPLPEETLLVFSGFLVSTGKLEYWPTLLVCFFGSILAMTAAYWIGRTLGFSFIERYGKRLGLGYTVYKKTEDWFNRVGKWALPVGYFIPGVRQFTAYFAGITRLPFPTFMLYTYFGGLFWSLLFVTLGWQLGERWDDVFDLVSRNLAIFFLAVLAVIAVWSYVRHKKNAVRKPKREESQ; this is encoded by the coding sequence TTGGAAGAAATGATGGGATCTTTTGGCGGATACATTTCGCAGTACGGATATGGGGCACTTTTTGCTTTGTTTTTTCTGGGGATTCTGGGAATGCCGCTCCCTGAAGAAACCTTGCTCGTTTTTTCCGGCTTTCTCGTCTCTACGGGTAAACTGGAATATTGGCCTACCTTGCTCGTCTGCTTTTTCGGATCGATCTTGGCCATGACAGCCGCGTACTGGATTGGCAGAACGCTCGGATTTTCTTTTATCGAGCGCTACGGCAAGCGATTAGGGCTAGGGTATACCGTCTATAAAAAAACGGAGGATTGGTTTAATCGAGTAGGGAAGTGGGCGCTGCCAGTGGGCTATTTCATTCCGGGAGTCCGACAGTTTACTGCCTATTTTGCCGGAATCACGCGATTGCCGTTCCCTACATTTATGCTGTACACGTACTTCGGAGGTCTTTTTTGGAGTCTATTGTTCGTGACGCTTGGCTGGCAGCTTGGTGAGCGCTGGGATGATGTGTTTGATTTGGTCTCCCGCAATCTCGCTATCTTTTTCCTTGCTGTTCTGGCAGTGATCGCCGTATGGTCGTACGTCCGTCACAAGAAAAACGCGGTGAGAAAACCGAAAAGGGAGGAATCGCAATGA
- a CDS encoding DUF2062 domain-containing protein: protein MWKKIYRKLKYEYYKLVRMKGAPSFVARGFSVGIFVEFITLPTFGLAFLLLFPLIKIFRASLPAGLIAFVIGKLVLPIFMVINYKIGYAIVGKPINEHFVTGHMPPWEKWLLWMKDKGLAYFTGSAVVGFIVAIASYFLVYAALQLYRRKKMRRSIAQGRSTS from the coding sequence ATGTGGAAAAAAATCTACCGCAAGTTAAAGTACGAGTATTACAAGCTGGTTCGAATGAAGGGTGCTCCTTCTTTTGTCGCGCGTGGTTTTTCTGTTGGTATATTCGTTGAGTTCATTACCTTGCCTACTTTCGGTTTGGCGTTCCTATTGCTGTTTCCTCTGATTAAAATTTTTCGAGCGAGTTTACCCGCTGGATTGATCGCTTTTGTAATCGGCAAGCTAGTGCTTCCCATTTTCATGGTGATCAACTACAAGATTGGGTATGCGATCGTGGGTAAACCTATCAATGAGCATTTTGTCACTGGGCATATGCCTCCGTGGGAAAAATGGCTCCTGTGGATGAAAGACAAGGGACTAGCTTACTTTACAGGCAGTGCCGTCGTAGGTTTTATTGTCGCAATCGCCAGCTATTTTCTCGTATACGCAGCCTTGCAGCTGTATCGTCGCAAAAAAATGCGCCGCTCCATCGCACAAGGCCGTTCCACCTCCTGA
- the nadE gene encoding NAD(+) synthase, which yields MDKFQEHLANYQIHVKDDAEKRVAFIREQIDGPGLGGAVVGISGGIDSAVTAALCVRALGKERVIGVWLPAYSQDVHAEDAQRLADAIGLNLVTVDVGAAFDAIVPAIEGVLPLDAKTKGNTKARLRMTVLYAIANQKGYLVVDTCNRSEVYVGYMTKGGDGLADINPVASLTKHEVRILAAELGVPTSIITKAPSADLWEGQTDEQEMGFTYEDLDRLLITGETRPEAKERIEYLHRISEHKRSLMPEI from the coding sequence ATGGACAAGTTTCAGGAACATCTGGCGAACTACCAGATACATGTAAAAGATGACGCGGAAAAACGCGTTGCCTTTATTCGTGAACAGATTGACGGACCGGGGTTGGGCGGAGCGGTCGTAGGGATTTCCGGTGGGATCGACAGTGCGGTGACAGCCGCGCTCTGCGTACGGGCACTGGGCAAAGAACGAGTGATCGGGGTTTGGCTGCCTGCGTACTCCCAGGACGTGCATGCAGAAGATGCACAGCGATTGGCGGATGCGATCGGGCTGAATCTGGTGACGGTCGATGTGGGAGCGGCTTTCGATGCGATTGTTCCGGCGATCGAAGGCGTGCTGCCGCTGGACGCCAAAACGAAAGGGAATACAAAGGCTCGCTTGCGCATGACGGTGCTCTACGCAATCGCCAACCAAAAAGGCTATCTCGTAGTCGATACATGCAACCGCAGCGAAGTCTATGTCGGATACATGACAAAAGGCGGCGATGGCTTGGCGGACATCAATCCGGTCGCCAGTCTGACCAAGCACGAGGTGCGAATTCTGGCAGCGGAGCTGGGAGTTCCCACTTCCATTATCACCAAGGCACCATCTGCTGATCTGTGGGAAGGGCAAACGGATGAACAGGAAATGGGCTTTACCTACGAAGACCTGGACCGATTGCTGATTACAGGTGAGACACGGCCAGAGGCAAAAGAGCGCATCGAGTACCTGCACCGCATTTCCGAGCACAAACGCAGCCTCATGCCGGAAATTTAA
- the map gene encoding type I methionyl aminopeptidase, translating into MIILKTPEEIEMMRKAGAILAACHREIKKMIRPGVSTWDVDQFVEEFLAKHGATPEQKGYSGYPYATCGSVNDVICHGFPKKEPLREGDIVTIDMVVRKDGWLADSAWSYEVGKVSPEAKRLLEVTEKSLYLGIEQAVVGNRIGDISHAIQTYAQANGYSVVRDFTGHGIGVDMHEEPYVPHFGPPGRGQRLKEGMVITIEPMLNIGTYHARIDEDGWTARTRDGKLSAQYEHTIAITADGPVILTKQ; encoded by the coding sequence ATGATTATCCTCAAGACACCAGAAGAGATCGAAATGATGCGCAAGGCCGGAGCTATTTTGGCCGCTTGTCATCGAGAAATCAAAAAAATGATTCGTCCAGGCGTTTCTACCTGGGACGTTGATCAATTTGTGGAAGAGTTTTTGGCCAAACATGGTGCAACCCCAGAGCAAAAAGGTTATTCCGGGTATCCGTATGCGACCTGCGGCTCCGTGAACGATGTCATTTGCCACGGTTTTCCCAAGAAAGAGCCGCTGCGCGAGGGTGATATCGTCACGATCGACATGGTCGTGCGAAAAGACGGCTGGCTAGCGGATTCCGCATGGTCATACGAAGTGGGCAAGGTTTCCCCCGAAGCCAAGCGGCTCCTGGAAGTCACCGAAAAGTCGCTGTACTTAGGGATCGAGCAGGCTGTAGTGGGCAATCGGATCGGGGACATTTCCCACGCCATCCAGACCTATGCGCAAGCGAATGGCTACTCCGTCGTGCGCGACTTTACCGGACATGGAATCGGAGTGGATATGCACGAAGAGCCGTACGTTCCCCACTTCGGCCCTCCAGGACGCGGTCAGCGTCTGAAAGAAGGCATGGTCATCACCATCGAGCCTATGCTCAACATCGGCACATACCATGCGAGGATCGACGAGGATGGGTGGACAGCGCGCACCCGTGACGGTAAGCTTTCCGCACAGTATGAGCACACCATCGCGATTACCGCGGATGGACCTGTCATTTTGACCAAACAATAA
- a CDS encoding LLM class flavin-dependent oxidoreductase has product MSESVNDRQATKRLGDIPLSVLDLSPIVEGGSATQSFKNSLDLAKQVEKWGYHRFWLAEHHSMPSVASSATSVLIGHIAGGTSTIRVGSGGIMLPNHAPLVIAEQFGTLESLYPGRIDLGLGRAPGADQRTARALRRDLRIGGEDFPELLQELREYLNPSLADSPVGVKAIPGEGLNIPIWLLGSSDFSARLAGMLGLPFAFAGHFSPNYTLPALQTYRHSFRPSEVLDEPYAMVGVNVMAADTDERAERLATSHYQAFLNIIRGDLKPIQPPVDSMDDLWSEFEKLSVQSQLRSSIIGSPATVKRELQELLNSTQADELMITTSMFDHADRLHSYEIVADVWRS; this is encoded by the coding sequence ATGTCTGAATCCGTAAATGATCGTCAAGCAACGAAGCGATTGGGCGATATTCCCTTGTCCGTCCTCGATTTATCGCCGATTGTCGAGGGAGGAAGCGCTACCCAGTCCTTCAAGAATAGCCTTGATCTTGCCAAGCAAGTGGAAAAGTGGGGGTATCACCGTTTTTGGCTGGCCGAGCATCACTCCATGCCGAGTGTCGCCAGTTCCGCCACCTCTGTCTTGATCGGTCACATCGCCGGCGGGACGTCCACGATTCGGGTAGGCTCAGGCGGCATCATGCTGCCCAATCACGCTCCTTTGGTCATTGCAGAGCAATTTGGCACGCTGGAATCACTCTATCCGGGACGCATCGATCTCGGTCTGGGACGAGCGCCAGGGGCAGACCAGCGTACAGCACGCGCTTTGCGCCGCGATCTGCGAATCGGCGGGGAAGACTTTCCAGAGCTTTTGCAAGAGCTGCGGGAGTATCTGAACCCGAGCCTCGCAGATTCTCCTGTCGGAGTAAAGGCGATTCCGGGTGAAGGTCTGAACATCCCGATCTGGCTGCTCGGCTCCAGCGATTTCAGCGCTCGTCTGGCAGGCATGCTTGGATTGCCATTTGCTTTTGCCGGCCATTTCTCACCGAACTACACCTTGCCTGCCCTGCAGACGTACCGTCATAGCTTCCGTCCATCCGAGGTGCTGGATGAGCCGTACGCGATGGTAGGCGTCAATGTCATGGCTGCGGATACGGACGAGAGAGCGGAGCGCCTCGCTACCTCTCATTATCAAGCATTTTTGAATATCATTCGCGGCGATCTGAAGCCGATCCAGCCGCCTGTCGACAGCATGGATGACCTGTGGAGCGAGTTTGAAAAGCTGTCCGTTCAATCCCAGCTGCGCTCTTCCATTATCGGAAGCCCAGCGACAGTCAAACGGGAGCTGCAGGAGCTGCTGAATTCTACGCAAGCAGATGAGCTGATGATCACCACTTCCATGTTTGATCACGCAGACCGTCTTCACTCCTATGAAATTGTCGCAGATGTCTGGAGATCATAA
- a CDS encoding TetR/AcrR family transcriptional regulator: MTAGKRTRIPRAEAQEIILNAAEELFYQEGIHAVSVDAVVERAGINKMSVYRQFSSKTDLILAYITRKQQAFWSEWTASISKHPDQPREQFIQFFRDLAAKASCTDFRGCCFINVAVEFADTSHPVRELVTAHQKRVHDTFLEMATSLRAEHPHELAYTLRLLMEGTYADSQTYGTDSAAIQMLPVIVEKVIDAAVSSSLQL, translated from the coding sequence ATGACAGCTGGCAAGCGTACGAGGATCCCCCGCGCAGAGGCTCAGGAAATCATTCTGAACGCAGCCGAAGAGCTCTTTTATCAGGAAGGGATTCATGCAGTCAGTGTGGACGCAGTGGTCGAGAGGGCCGGCATCAACAAAATGAGCGTATACCGCCAATTCTCCTCCAAGACCGACCTGATCCTCGCCTACATCACCCGAAAGCAGCAGGCTTTTTGGTCGGAGTGGACGGCCAGTATATCCAAGCATCCGGATCAGCCTCGGGAGCAGTTCATTCAGTTCTTTCGGGATTTGGCTGCGAAGGCGTCGTGTACGGATTTTCGCGGCTGCTGCTTTATCAACGTGGCGGTTGAATTCGCCGATACCTCCCATCCTGTGCGGGAGCTCGTCACCGCTCATCAAAAGCGGGTGCACGACACGTTCCTGGAGATGGCGACCTCACTGAGGGCTGAGCATCCCCATGAGCTCGCCTACACGCTCCGCCTTTTGATGGAGGGGACCTATGCGGATAGTCAGACTTATGGGACAGACAGCGCAGCCATCCAGATGCTTCCCGTCATCGTGGAAAAAGTGATAGACGCCGCCGTCTCCTCGTCATTGCAGCTTTAA
- a CDS encoding PspC domain-containing protein: protein MERRLYRSGQDKRLFGICGGIAQFLNIDSTLVRVGVVILTVCTGIPILIYLLLAMIMPKEPRFSYAGDGFDVYERPYAQGYSQARMNDLDSEIDRLEKRALVQEVQRLRAELGKYKNI, encoded by the coding sequence ATGGAAAGACGTTTATACCGTTCCGGGCAAGATAAAAGGCTGTTTGGGATTTGCGGAGGGATTGCTCAATTTCTGAATATCGATTCGACGCTGGTACGTGTCGGGGTCGTCATTTTGACAGTGTGTACAGGGATTCCGATTCTGATTTATTTGCTGCTGGCGATGATCATGCCAAAAGAGCCTCGCTTCTCTTACGCGGGGGATGGATTTGATGTGTACGAGCGGCCATATGCCCAGGGATATTCCCAAGCCCGCATGAACGACCTCGATTCCGAGATTGACCGTCTGGAAAAACGGGCACTGGTACAAGAGGTACAACGTCTGCGTGCCGAACTGGGCAAGTACAAAAACATCTAA
- a CDS encoding flavin reductase family protein: protein MELTMADLERQEKYKLLIGGIIPRPIAWVTSMGGDGLLNAAPFSYFNVASIEPMLISVAVMRKPGGISKDTARNIRETGEFVVNMVDVHNVDVMNQTSADYPPDVSEVTALGLALQPSSTVKVPRLAVSRIHFECKLHQIVELGSPVTSDLIIGEVLHVHVDDALYHQGRIDAEAFAPVSRLAGHSYATLGDIFDRPRPVYTESDSVRK, encoded by the coding sequence ATGGAATTAACGATGGCTGATTTGGAACGGCAAGAAAAATACAAGCTGCTCATCGGGGGCATCATCCCCCGGCCGATCGCTTGGGTCACATCGATGGGTGGTGATGGCCTCCTCAATGCGGCTCCGTTCAGTTACTTTAACGTCGCCAGCATTGAGCCCATGCTGATCTCGGTAGCCGTCATGCGCAAGCCGGGAGGGATCAGCAAAGACACGGCCCGCAACATCCGGGAAACCGGCGAATTTGTCGTGAATATGGTGGACGTGCACAACGTGGATGTCATGAATCAGACGTCTGCGGATTATCCTCCGGACGTGAGTGAGGTAACCGCGCTCGGACTTGCGCTGCAGCCATCCTCAACCGTCAAGGTGCCGCGGCTTGCGGTGTCCCGCATTCATTTTGAGTGCAAGCTCCACCAGATCGTGGAGCTGGGCAGCCCAGTGACCTCCGACCTCATCATCGGGGAGGTTCTCCACGTCCATGTAGATGATGCCTTGTATCATCAGGGGCGGATTGATGCCGAAGCTTTTGCGCCAGTCAGCCGGCTGGCTGGACACAGCTATGCGACGTTGGGTGACATCTTCGACCGCCCGCGACCGGTTTATACGGAGTCGGATTCCGTACGTAAATGA
- a CDS encoding homogentisate 1,2-dioxygenase — MAFYHRMGEVPKKRHTTFFKPNGELYREQVMGTKGFSGIQSILYHHNPPTQVKATRKFADVTPRFVQQDDLKHQHFKTFDVQPGKDPITGRRYLLGNNDVLMGVCAPTEPMDYFYRNADGDEVIFVHEGEGELQTIFGTLTYQPGDYLVIPIGTTYRIVPTAQSRFLVIESQNEIVPPKRYRNEHGQLLEHSPFCERDIRLPERLETHVERGEFEVRVKRQSVVYSYFFDFHPFDVVGWDGYLYPYALSIHDFEPITGRIHQPPPVHQTFAGHNFVICSFVPRLYDYHPQSIPAPYFHSNVESDEVLYYVKGNFMSRKGIYEGSITLHPMGIPHGPHPGKIEGSIGKKETSELAVMLDTFHPLQVTREALDIEDGAYMASWLPPSE; from the coding sequence ATGGCCTTTTATCATCGGATGGGGGAAGTGCCGAAAAAGCGGCATACGACATTTTTCAAACCGAACGGGGAGCTCTATCGCGAGCAGGTGATGGGGACCAAAGGATTTTCCGGCATTCAATCGATTCTGTACCACCACAATCCGCCTACACAGGTAAAAGCGACTCGCAAGTTTGCGGATGTCACGCCCCGGTTTGTCCAGCAGGATGACTTGAAGCATCAGCATTTCAAGACGTTCGATGTCCAGCCTGGCAAAGACCCGATTACGGGGCGCCGTTACCTGCTCGGAAACAACGACGTACTGATGGGGGTATGCGCGCCGACAGAGCCGATGGACTATTTTTACCGCAATGCCGATGGAGATGAGGTCATCTTCGTCCATGAGGGGGAAGGCGAGCTTCAGACAATCTTTGGGACCCTGACCTATCAGCCTGGCGATTATTTGGTCATCCCGATCGGCACAACCTACCGTATCGTTCCCACCGCACAGAGCCGCTTTCTCGTGATCGAGTCGCAAAACGAGATCGTGCCGCCCAAACGCTATCGGAATGAACACGGCCAATTGCTTGAGCACTCCCCGTTCTGCGAGCGGGATATCCGATTGCCAGAGCGGCTGGAAACCCATGTAGAGCGCGGAGAATTTGAGGTGCGGGTCAAAAGGCAATCGGTTGTCTACAGCTATTTCTTCGACTTCCATCCGTTTGATGTGGTGGGGTGGGATGGATACCTGTATCCGTACGCTCTCAGCATTCACGATTTTGAACCGATCACAGGGCGCATCCATCAGCCGCCTCCCGTGCATCAGACATTTGCGGGGCACAATTTCGTGATCTGCTCCTTTGTTCCGCGCCTGTACGATTACCATCCGCAATCGATACCCGCGCCTTATTTCCACAGCAATGTCGAAAGCGATGAGGTGCTATACTACGTAAAAGGCAACTTCATGAGCCGGAAAGGGATATACGAGGGCTCCATTACCTTGCATCCGATGGGCATCCCGCACGGCCCGCACCCAGGCAAGATTGAGGGCAGCATCGGCAAAAAGGAAACGAGCGAGCTCGCCGTCATGCTGGATACGTTTCACCCGCTGCAGGTGACGAGGGAAGCGCTGGATATCGAGGATGGAGCGTATATGGCCAGCTGGCTGCCGCCAAGCGAGTAA